TTGGGAAGCATTGTTTATTGGGACCGCGAGTGCAGATTTATACTGTTAATCATCTCTTGAACCCACGATTACGGCGCAATGGAGCTTACGGCCAAAGTAAGGATGTCACTATTGGGGATAATGCGTGGATTGGTGGCGGGGCAATTATTTGTCCAGGTGTAACTTTGGGTAATAATGTAATTGTTGGTGCTGGAAGTGTAGTGACAAAGTCGTTTGGTGATAATGTTGTTATTGCGGGTAATCCAGCACGGATCATTAAAGAGAATCCATATGTAGAATAAATGAATAATAAGGTAAAACAATTATTACTTGCTGATGGTCAATCAATGCCTCAAGAAGGATTTGGCTTATATAAAATTACTGATCAAAGTACGATTACCTCCGCGATAAAGTATGCCTATGATGCTGGCTATCGTCTTTTTGATACCGCGCAATTATATAAAAACGAAGCAGAGGTTGGAAACGCCTTACAAGAGCTTGGTTTACCTCGTGAGGACCTTTTTATTACCACAAAAGTATCTGAACCTAATCAAGGGTTTAAGCAAACAATTGCCTCTGTTAA
The genomic region above belongs to Limosilactobacillus reuteri and contains:
- a CDS encoding sugar O-acetyltransferase — its product is MLAGEAFNVYDPELVKERQYARQLVERFNALGEMNPTASNTVIRQLFGHVGEKCEVHPQFKCDYGYNIYVDDDFFANYDCVMLDVSPIRIGKHCLLGPRVQIYTVNHLLNPRLRRNGAYGQSKDVTIGDNAWIGGGAIICPGVTLGNNVIVGAGSVVTKSFGDNVVIAGNPARIIKENPYVE